In the Dolichospermum flos-aquae CCAP 1403/13F genome, AACAACTATATCAACAGGGAATTCGGCAAATTAATCAGTTAATTGCTGATGATAGTTATTTTCAAGGTGAAGTAGTTAATTCCAGTTGGGAATGGGAAGATATTCAAGCTGATTATGGCGCACCAATTAATAGTTTTATTCTCAATGAAAATGCTACTGTATTAACTTTTTTACCACAAACTATTGGAGAACCATTAAAATTAAAATGGACAGAACCAACAGAAGCATATCGGTGGAAAATCGAAAATAATTCCGTCACTACTGAAGCCGATAAACCCAGTTTTGTAGAAGTAAATCGTGACTTAAAAGGACAAATTCTGCGAATCAAAGGACAATTGGCTATAAATTCCCAGCCAGAGATTACAGGTTTAGCCGTATTTGATCCAGTTGCTAATTTTATCAGACAATTTCGCCAAAATTTAGCTAAAGAGGGAATTACAGTTAAAGAAACTCTGAGTAGTAATCTGAGTAAAAATGACAAAGAAATAGCCGCAGTAGAATCTCCACCTTTATCGGAATTATTACTAGAGACAAATGTGAATAGTAATAATTTATATGCTGAGGCTTTACTCAGAAGTTTAGCTATTAAGAAACCAGAAGAAAAAAATCAAAATACGGCTGATGTCGGATTACAAGTTGTCAGAGAAACTTTAACTCAATTAGGAGTTGCACCAGCAGGTTATGTCATTGTAGATGGTTCTGGTTTATCTCGGAAAAATTTAACGACTCCAGCAGCGTTGGTACAACTTTTACAAGGAATTGATAAATCACCTCAAGCAGCAGTTTTTCGGGCTTCTTTACCTATTTCTGGTGTCAAAGGTAGTCTAAAAAATCGGTTTCTTAATACTGCGGCTGCGGGAATGGTGCAAGCAAAAACAGGTTCAATGACAGGAATTTCCACTCTATCTGGATATATGAACGCACCCAATTATGAACCCTTGGTTTTTAGTATTATGGTAAATCAATCTGAACAACCGGGGAAAGTCATGAGAACAGCAATAGATGAAATTGTGATTTTATTGGCGCAGTTAAAACGATGTTAAACCTTCAATCAAGTTATTACAAAATCAAGCGATGCTACCCCGTTTTCTTGCTTCTTTGGAGGAAATGCCGACATTTTTTATCCCAGCTTTAATCATTTGTCGTTCTAAAAGGGCAAAGAACCGAGTTCTATCACCACCTCTGACTACAGCCTGATTATGGGCTTCCGCAATAGCCACAGGATAACCATACCCCTTATGTACCTGTGCCAACATTAATCCCAGTGCTTGATCAAACATGATGGAATTTTCTGCCACCCAAGCGGGAACTTCAATCCGGGCAATTTCTGTCCCGACATGGACGTAACAAAAATAAATAATTTGCTCGTCATACAATTCTAAAATTCGGGCATTACTTCGCCATAATGGTCCGCGTTGTCCAGGTTGAAGTTGGCTTGTCCATAAGGTTGTGTCTCGCAATGTATCAAATTTTTTACAAGGTACGTATTCTAGTTGATTGGGACAATGGGTAATACAATCGGGGACAGGATGAGGACAAGCTAAAAAGCGTAAAAAGTTGGTGGCTTCGGTGCTACGAGAGGCACTAAGATAACCCATGAGGGGGATTTGGGCTTGTTGGAGTTTTTGCCAAGCTTCTAAAACCGGAGGTAAAATCATATCCCTGGCATCCATCGGTAACTGATCTAAAAACCAGTATATTAACGAACCATCTATCATTGCTAAGACTGGGGCTTCTGTCCTGGTACTACAAGCCAGTTCCGCTAATACTGTAGCCTCAGAGGCTGTGCGCCGATAACCCATCCATTCATCTGTTCTAATGCCCCACTGACGCGAGATATATAAATCTTCAGGGCGATAAAATACCTCCGGTAAACTATCGAGAATCGGGTGAATATCTTGACCATAGTGTAAAACAACTCTGCCGATATTCAGTAAGTAACAATACGCAATTTCGTGATGATTGGGGGCAATTTGCGAACCATCTGTAGAAATAACAGTATGAACTTTGGGGGGAACAGGAATAGTAATGCAGGTTTCGAGAGGTTCAATGGGTGTAGCATTCGCAAAAATAATCCGATTTCGCCATTCTTCTTGACGTTTAACTAACTCTTCTTGACACTCAAACGCCTTTTTTAAATATTCTTGTGCTAATTCCAACCGCTGATGACTTGCAGCCACTTCTGAATTTAAATGTTGACTGAAACCTTGCATTTGTCTCGATATTTTTGTTAAATCAAGCATATTAGTTGAGTCTATTTGTGTTGATGTAAGTAAATGCCATATAATTAATAACTGTATGCTAATAATTGGAAAAATAGCGTCATGAAAAAATGGAAATTAACAATTACAACTCTCATATTAGGAACTATATTATATAGTCCAAAGGTGAGCGCTAAGAATTTGGCAAATATTTCCGATTTTAGAATAAAATCAGCACTGTTAGCACAATCTGATCTGAAAGAGGCTATAGTATATTTTCATCAGGGAATTAACCGTCATACATTTGGAGACATAAAAGGGGCTATTGAAGAATATAATAAGGCTTTACGGTTACATCCTAATTTTCCTGAAGTTTACTATAAACGAGGAATATCTCGCTATAAGTTGGGAGATTTAAAAGGGGCGATTGCAGATTATAACAAAGCAATCAGTCTTAATGCTAACTATCCTGGTATCTACAATCATCGAGGATTTACTCGTCATGATTTGGGAGATTTAAAAGGTGCTATTGCAGATTTCAATCAAGCATTACTTCTTAATCCTAATTTTCCTGAAGCTTACCAAAATCGAGGTATTACTCGCAATGCTTTGGGTGATAAACAGGGAGCAATTACTGATTTGACAACAGCAGCTAACTTATTTAAAGAACAAAAAAGAATTTCTAATTATCAAGAGGTAATTGATTTAATTCAAAAGATTAAGATCCCCGACTTCTTAAAGAAGTCGGGGATCTAGGTTTACTCGATTTACAACCAGGTGGAAAAATCGTGAGCAAAATGGGAAAGTGATATTAGCTGAATACGTGGATCATTTTTGCCAGCTTCCCTTTCCGGTTGAGTGTTATAACCCCAATCTGCTAAGAAAAGTTTGACATGATCTAAGTCTGATTGTTGTTTAACTAACTGTAAAGTTTTCAGTCTATCTTCAACAAACCATAAACTTACATTTTGGATATTTGCTTTCTTGATTAATTCACGCAAAGTTTCATATTTTGGGCGTTTTACTTCCTTCCCAAAAATATTTTCTGGTGGTAAATTAACTCCTTCTTGTTGTAATAATTCCTTGACAAATCGCCCTTCTTTGGTAGTGACAATATATAACTGTATTTCACTTTTAAGAGTTATTTTGAGTCTTTCTATCACACCTGGATAGAATCTATGGAGACTTAACCAACCATTTAAATCTGTCTGAATCCATTCATCTCGTAAATGATCCAATTTTGTCGAAACTGCTTTTGCTTCTAGGTTATCTGCTGCTAAGATTTGGGGAGTGATGTTTGTCCATGATTGGAGAATTTGATCATCAGAAAAACCCTCAATTAAGGCTTTGATTAAAACGGGCATTTCCCAACCTGTTTCAATTACAGGACGTAAACGATAAAATCTTAAAGCTAAATCATCCGGTGGTGTGTCGTTAACCGGCGACCAAATTTGACAGTAGGTACGCCATGCTACCTCAAAATATTCAATTAGTCCATCGCAAACCACTCCATCAAAGTCTAAAGCCAAAATCATGGGACTATTTGCTGTCATTGTTTTGAGGGTAAAAACTGCTTTTGTTAGCTTACCGCACCTTGATAGTAGGATATGTAGCGATTAACCTCTGAAATAGGGAATAAAAAATAAAGTTTTTTTAAGGTTTTTTCGGTATTTTTATGGAAATAGGGGAAAATATTGATGTATTAATAGTATCAATTGACTCAAACCGAGTCAGACCATCAGATATTAAGGTGTAAATAGGAGCATCAAAACCATGCAAATCAAGCTGATTTCTGAAAATAAACTGACAGAGGAGCAGGAAGAACAGGTTTTTACCCTGCCGGTAGCTATCGGACGAGATATAACTCAACTTCCTGCCGTCCTCAATGGTGAAACGGTGACTCCTGTAGTTTTATTAGACTCTCATAAGCAAATTTCTCGGTTTCATGCTCAAATTACCTTAGACAACAATGAGCTTTATGTAGAAGACAAGAGCGCCAATGGGACTCAAGTTAACAGTGAAAAGCTACTTAATCAACGTCGGACTTTAAACAGTGGGGATAGACTGGGAATAGGTAATCATACCATTACCGTTATTCTCATTCGATCTGAGGATGAGAATGCTACCGTTGTATTGGAAAATAATTCCACAATTTTTAACCCCCAATCTGAGATTATTCCCGTATCTAGGGTGCGGAAGTCACCAGATTCTGGATCATCAATCATTTTTAACCCTTATACGGATGCCTTAGAACAGCAAACTCCCGACGCTGTACCTAGTCAACCTGCGGGTTTTCCCTATAATCTCAACTTTTGGAATGCAGAAAAGGTTTCCCCGGAAGCTATTCGTCGCAGTGGTATTTTAGTCAGAGAAACAGAATATGTGGCCTGCGGGGGAGGTATGGGCAGTTTTGTTTGGGTGGATATGTTGAGAATTGCGGGAGTTAAACCGGAAAATATTAAAGTTTTGAGTGTTCAAGACAAACCTTATAAACGCTATGAAAGCTTACTAAAAAATTGTCAAATTCCCCGACATAAACGAATTCGTTCGGGTTCAGATTCCTGTCCTGATAATATTTGGGGGTGGCCAGGATATGCTTTAAGAGATGCTTGGAGAGCCTTCTTTTCTGGACAAGTTGGTGCAGCTTTAGGATTTTTGTGGCAAGTTTTTGCTGAACCTGTTTATGCAGATACCTACACCCCTCGTGGCAAAGATGTATTTGAGTCCATGGACCGGGAGAGCGATCGCATTAGTTGGGGTAAAATGTTAGAATATGGCAGTATTCGCAGTCTACGACAAACAGAAGATGGGCGTTATTGTATTGCCTATTCCACTTCCAATCAAGAAGACGGAAATCACCAATTTTTATTAGCTAAATATGTCCATCTCTGCACAGGTTATCCAGCAATTAAATTACTAGAAGACCTAGAACAATATCGTCAAGAATATCCCGAAGAAACAGGAAATAAGAGAACTGTAGTTCAAGGTTATGAACCCCATGATCATATTTACCACCAATTAGAAAAAAAGGGTGGTACTATTGTTGTTCGGGGGTCAGGAATTGTCGCCTCACAAATATTAGAAAGGCTGTATGAAGCCCGAAAAATGCAAGGTAATATTCAGGTAATTCATTTAAACCGAGAACCGCGCAAAGGTAATCAATTTGAGCAAGCTAAACGCTACGTAGAAAATGATTGGGAATTTCAACCTTTCAACTGGCCAAAAGGAACTTGGGGCGGTGATATGCGGACAATGTTAGAAGCCGCTGACCCGTTAAGACGACGGGAATTATTACAGGGTTGGGGGGGAACAACCACAGCCAGTCGCAAAAAATGGCGCGACATTGTTCGTCAAGGAATAGCCCAGAAATGGTATGAAATTCGTTATGGTGTAGTCACCAAACTAGAACGTAATTCCCAAGGTCAAGTTATTACTCATGTAGTCACTAACAAAGGTCAAAAAACCCTAACTGCTGATTTTGTTATTGACTGTACAGGATTGATTTCCAATCCTTTAGAAAGTCCATTTTTAAAAGACCTAATACTGCATTACGATTTAGAACTAAACCCACAAGGACGTTTTCATGTAGAAAACAACTTTGAAATCAAAAAACTGCGAAATAATCGTTCTCGCATATATGGGGCAGGAATTATCACATTAGGCGGTCCCTACGCCCCCGTAGACACATTTTTAGGACTACAATATGCTGCCCATCGTTCTATGGAAGCATTGGCGGCTGCAAAGGCTCCAGGAGTCCGCTATATTCAGGGAATTTATTCTCTTTGGCAATGGCTAAAATGGGCGCTGAATCAAAAGCCTTAATTTACAAATATTATAGGATAATAAAATCATCATGACTCCAACTTTATTCGGACGCTGGCAAACACGAATTTTTTTGTTAGCAACGGTGGGAATGTTAGTTTCTCTGCTTTTTTATGGGGGATATTTAGGCATTGCCTCCAACTTAGTTTACTTTTGGGTTGTGTTTTATGTAGGTTTATTTGGCATTGCCTGGGATATCCTATACGACTTTCTGCAAAAATATCTCTGGGACCATGACTGGCCTGGAGTATTTCAACTTTATGCAGGGGTTATAGAAGGGGTATTTCTGGCTTTAATAATTGCCAATATCGGTTTACCGCATATTCCTAAAAGTGAATTTGATTTCATCAGATTTATTCAACATTATGGTTTAGTTTGGTTAGCAGTTTATTTATCTGCTTGGGTAGTCATGCGGTTATTATTTCCCCGGTGGCGTTTTCGCGGTGGAGAATGGATTGGTAAATGGCCGAGAATTTCTTAGGGATTTATTCTTGCCACTTTTCCATAATTCCATTTAACATCTGTTCAAAAAATTCCCTCTTGAGGAAACTGGAATTTACCCCCCTTAGAGGTTGTTTGAAAAGTATTATATTAAACCAGTAATCTCCAAAAACCTAACCCCCCTACCCCCCTTCCCTGCAAGGGAATGGGGGTTTTAAAGCCTCTCCCCTTGCAGGGGAGAGGTTTGGAGAGGGGTCAGTCTATACATTCAAAACTTTTCAAACACCCTCTTAGTCCCCCCTTGTGAAGAAACCGGAATTTACCCCCCTTAGTCCCCCCTTGTAAAGGGGGGAAACCGGAAAAATTAGTTCCCTCCCCTTTGCAAGGGGAGGGTTAGGGTGGGGTAAGAACCTGATATTGTCCTAAAACAAATAAACATTTTTATGAATCACCAGAACTTTCTCGCTTTCGTCACTTCCTCAATATTCATGGTGGGATTAAGTTTAGGTTGTCGTTCTCATGCAACTACTACAACCCTTATTCCCAGCCTTCAAACCGCTGCCAATGGTAACTTTGATTCAAATGCTATTCAAGGGCAAAATACCCCGGTTAATACCCCTTTAAAGCTGGCTGGTAATGTGTTTAATGTCCAAGACTCTTTTGTTTTAAAAGGTTTTGATGCTGTTGCTTATTTTCAACAAGGAAAAGCGATTCCAGGTAATGATAATTTCACCTATAAATGGCAGAATGTAAATTGGCGATTTTCTACAGCCGAAAACCGCGACTTATTTATTAAAAATCCTGAAAAATACGCTCCTCAATATGGAGGATTTTGTGCTTGGGCTGTCAGTAGAGGATATACTGCACCTAT is a window encoding:
- a CDS encoding FHA domain-containing protein, translated to MQIKLISENKLTEEQEEQVFTLPVAIGRDITQLPAVLNGETVTPVVLLDSHKQISRFHAQITLDNNELYVEDKSANGTQVNSEKLLNQRRTLNSGDRLGIGNHTITVILIRSEDENATVVLENNSTIFNPQSEIIPVSRVRKSPDSGSSIIFNPYTDALEQQTPDAVPSQPAGFPYNLNFWNAEKVSPEAIRRSGILVRETEYVACGGGMGSFVWVDMLRIAGVKPENIKVLSVQDKPYKRYESLLKNCQIPRHKRIRSGSDSCPDNIWGWPGYALRDAWRAFFSGQVGAALGFLWQVFAEPVYADTYTPRGKDVFESMDRESDRISWGKMLEYGSIRSLRQTEDGRYCIAYSTSNQEDGNHQFLLAKYVHLCTGYPAIKLLEDLEQYRQEYPEETGNKRTVVQGYEPHDHIYHQLEKKGGTIVVRGSGIVASQILERLYEARKMQGNIQVIHLNREPRKGNQFEQAKRYVENDWEFQPFNWPKGTWGGDMRTMLEAADPLRRRELLQGWGGTTTASRKKWRDIVRQGIAQKWYEIRYGVVTKLERNSQGQVITHVVTNKGQKTLTADFVIDCTGLISNPLESPFLKDLILHYDLELNPQGRFHVENNFEIKKLRNNRSRIYGAGIITLGGPYAPVDTFLGLQYAAHRSMEALAAAKAPGVRYIQGIYSLWQWLKWALNQKP
- the dacB gene encoding D-alanyl-D-alanine carboxypeptidase/D-alanyl-D-alanine endopeptidase — its product is MLKKNYVSLILLFISINIGSIQKIAKAQTPVPEVTNIKSICPAQLSSAINTIINHPQFSRVRWGILIKTLSSEKILYSQDSQKYFISASNMKLFTTAAALQKLGAYFRIRTSIYDEGNGVLRVVGRGDPSFKNAQLTILSKQLYQQGIRQINQLIADDSYFQGEVVNSSWEWEDIQADYGAPINSFILNENATVLTFLPQTIGEPLKLKWTEPTEAYRWKIENNSVTTEADKPSFVEVNRDLKGQILRIKGQLAINSQPEITGLAVFDPVANFIRQFRQNLAKEGITVKETLSSNLSKNDKEIAAVESPPLSELLLETNVNSNNLYAEALLRSLAIKKPEEKNQNTADVGLQVVRETLTQLGVAPAGYVIVDGSGLSRKNLTTPAALVQLLQGIDKSPQAAVFRASLPISGVKGSLKNRFLNTAAAGMVQAKTGSMTGISTLSGYMNAPNYEPLVFSIMVNQSEQPGKVMRTAIDEIVILLAQLKRC
- a CDS encoding YHS domain-containing (seleno)protein → MNHQNFLAFVTSSIFMVGLSLGCRSHATTTTLIPSLQTAANGNFDSNAIQGQNTPVNTPLKLAGNVFNVQDSFVLKGFDAVAYFQQGKAIPGNDNFTYKWQNVNWRFSTAENRDLFIKNPEKYAPQYGGFCAWAVSRGYTAPIDPNAWKIVAGKLYLNVNLDTQKRWEKDIPGNIQKADQNWPGIAKKIRR
- a CDS encoding HAD family hydrolase translates to MTANSPMILALDFDGVVCDGLIEYFEVAWRTYCQIWSPVNDTPPDDLALRFYRLRPVIETGWEMPVLIKALIEGFSDDQILQSWTNITPQILAADNLEAKAVSTKLDHLRDEWIQTDLNGWLSLHRFYPGVIERLKITLKSEIQLYIVTTKEGRFVKELLQQEGVNLPPENIFGKEVKRPKYETLRELIKKANIQNVSLWFVEDRLKTLQLVKQQSDLDHVKLFLADWGYNTQPEREAGKNDPRIQLISLSHFAHDFSTWL
- a CDS encoding DNA double-strand break repair nuclease NurA; this encodes MLDLTKISRQMQGFSQHLNSEVAASHQRLELAQEYLKKAFECQEELVKRQEEWRNRIIFANATPIEPLETCITIPVPPKVHTVISTDGSQIAPNHHEIAYCYLLNIGRVVLHYGQDIHPILDSLPEVFYRPEDLYISRQWGIRTDEWMGYRRTASEATVLAELACSTRTEAPVLAMIDGSLIYWFLDQLPMDARDMILPPVLEAWQKLQQAQIPLMGYLSASRSTEATNFLRFLACPHPVPDCITHCPNQLEYVPCKKFDTLRDTTLWTSQLQPGQRGPLWRSNARILELYDEQIIYFCYVHVGTEIARIEVPAWVAENSIMFDQALGLMLAQVHKGYGYPVAIAEAHNQAVVRGGDRTRFFALLERQMIKAGIKNVGISSKEARKRGSIA
- a CDS encoding tetratricopeptide repeat protein, which encodes MKKWKLTITTLILGTILYSPKVSAKNLANISDFRIKSALLAQSDLKEAIVYFHQGINRHTFGDIKGAIEEYNKALRLHPNFPEVYYKRGISRYKLGDLKGAIADYNKAISLNANYPGIYNHRGFTRHDLGDLKGAIADFNQALLLNPNFPEAYQNRGITRNALGDKQGAITDLTTAANLFKEQKRISNYQEVIDLIQKIKIPDFLKKSGI